CCACTAGAAAAAATAATCGACTTACTCGATCTCGATTCGACTTAAACCTATACATATGATAGATCAGTAGATGTTCATGCGTAGACCTCAGTAGCTCTAAAACTAACCTAGTATGTGTAtacaacataattttttttttgtttttattactAATATCATGTGATGAAAttgttaataattatataataataattagttttttttcgaCAAATTTATGTCTTGATAATGAATGCTCTTGTTTGGCCAATAAGAGTGGAGAATTGTCGGGTCGGGTGTCGTTGACCGGCTATGGACTGGTTGACCAGTGGAGGTCCTTATCCAAAAATGGGCCTTGTCAATGTTGCATTTGACAGGTATAGCACTTAATATTACCAAATTTGGAAGGGGCAGCATCATTAATTAGAATTCAACTACGTACTTGATAAAGAAGAAGTTGCAATCATCCGGTTAATTGCGGCATCTACTCGCTCCATCACGCGTCGCTGTTGAACAATCTGTATCCGATTATGAAAAGAATGCGTCATCAAATGCAGTTCTTGCTTATTAAATGATCATTTGTGCTTTATTGTGCTAAAAACTGTTAGGCCTATGTGACCCAAGACGACAACTTGATCGGGACTCTGACGGTGCGGGAGACGATCTCTTACTCGGCTAGGCTCCGGCTTCCCGATAAGATGCTCTGGGGGGAGAAGCGAGCCTTGGTTGAGAGCACCATCGTAGAGATGGGCCTTCAGGACTGTGCTGATACGATGATCGGGAACTGGCACTTGAGGGGAATCAGTGGAGGTGAGAAGAGGAGGGTCAGCATTGCCCTCGAGATATTGATGAGGCCCAGGCTGCTCTTCCTGGACGAGCCCACAAGCGGACTCGACAGGTGAACTTCTGAAAACATTAGTCGTTCTTAAAGCCATGATCAGTCCTCGTACATGCGTAATATATTGTTTCCTCGGTCCATTGATAAACTAGATTTTGTATGAATCGTATTAACAAAATATGCAAGAGTCATTGTCATTGTCATTGTCAGTTTACCTTTTTCATCTTTGTAGTTTTGGAGTTTCTTACATGAAATGTTATAACTTTTTTATGCCAGTGCCTCGGCTTTCTTCGTTACACAGACGCTTCGAGGCCTATCGAGAGATGGAAGGACAGTCATTGCCTCCATTCACCAGCCGAGCAGTGAAGTCTTCGAACTCTTTGATCAGCTCTTCCTACTTTCCGGGGGCAAAACGGTGTACTTTGGTCAGGCCTCGGAGGCATATGAGGCAAGATTCTGCACTAGGTTCTTCAGGCAACTTTCTTATAGTTGCTTGAGTTATCATCAGTTAACTTTTCGGTGTGAATGGATGCAGTTCTTTGCTCAAGCTGGGTTCCCCTGCCCAGCTCTGAGGAACCCATCTGACCATTTCCTCCGATGTATCAACTCCGACTTCGATAAGGTCAAAGCCACTCTAAAGGGATCCATGAAGTTTCGGGTGCGTTCCAAGATTTATCAGAACCGATTCTATTAGATTGTGCTAATAATTTTGTCCCGTTCCAATCGGGGCTCAACTAAAATGTAATTTTCCTGTAGTTTGTGGCAACCGATGACCCGCTAGAGCAGATAAGCACGACAGAAGCCACCAGAGATCTCATCCATTTCTACCGAACTTCGCAGTACAGCTACAGAGCCAGAGAAAAAGTCGAGGAGATATCTAGAGTTGTGAGTATCTTGTCTCTAGTTTTCCAACTTATAGCTCTCCGTGTTTCTTAAGATCAGATTAAGATGAGGagtttttgataaaaaaatctattgCTGCAGAAAGGTACTGTGCTAGATTCAGGAGGCAGTCAAGCGAGTTTCCTTCGGCAATCTTTCACCTTGACCAAGCGTTCGTTCATCAACATGTCAAGAGACTTTGGCTATTACTGGCTCAGGCTCATGATTTATATCGTGGTTACCATATGCATCGGAACAATCTATTTGAACGTCGGAACAGGATACAATGCGATTCTGGTACGGTCTCATTTCTCCTCAGTTCATCCAGTCTCAGTAGCTTGTATTTTCtgagtttcttttttcctatGGAActatgttgatttcttctggGACAGGCAAGAGGATCCTGTGCATCTTTTGTCTTCGGGTTCGTGACTTTCATGTCGATCGGTGGGTTTCCTTCTTTTGTGGAAGACATGAAGGTGAGGATGAGATCAAAACTGAGAAAACAAAAGGCTTCAAAATAGCACCACAAGATAAAATCAAACAGTTTTCCTGTTTCTCATATAAAATTTGCTAGTTCTCTTCTAATGGCAAAATTATCATCCCTGATGGCTGAGATCGAAATTTCAACTATGAAAAATTTTCAGGTTTTCCAGAGAGAGAGGTTGAATGGACACTATGGTGTCGCCCCATTCGCCATCAGCAATACACTCTCTGCTATGCCGTTCCTAATAATGATCACTTTCATCTCGGGAACTATCTGCTATTACATGGTCCGCCTTCATCCTGGCTTTGAACACTACCTGTTCTTCGTCCTGTGCCTCTATGCAAGCGTAACAGTTGTAGAAAGCTTGATGATGGTGATTGCCAGTGTCATCCCGAACTTCCTCATGGGCATTATCATAGGTGCTGGAATACAGGTTTGTGTTCAATCCCCAAAACTGCGGGGATTCCGCAAGGTAATGGTTAGTCCGAGGCTTGATATTTCATCGATTACAATACCAGCTGTggtttttcttatatttgcAGGGAATATTCATGCTCGTGTCTGGTTACTTTCGGCTTCCCAAGGACATTCCGAAGCCATTCTGGCGTTACCCGATGTCATATATCAGCTTTCACTTCTGGTCTCTTCAAGTAAGGCCCCTGCAATGCAATGTCGTATATCAGCTTTCAGTCTTCGCTCATCTATCAGCTTTCATATCATTTTCCTCTTTCAAGAtgagaaaattggaaaatttggaGGAACTTCCAACCCCTTAAGATCAATCAAAGATTCCAGAAATCGCTCAAGCTgcagaaaaaattattttgcagGGTCAATACAAGAATGACTTGAAGGGCTTGTTGTTTGATACTCAGTCAGGCTTCGGGAAGATTCCAGGAGAGTATATCCTTGTGAACATTTTCCAGATCGACGTGAACCGATCCAAATGGATCGACCTGGCGGTTTTGATGAGCATGATTGTCATTTACCGAATCATCTTCTTCGTCATGATCAAGATCAATGAAGATGTGACTCCCTGGGTCCGAGGTTATGTAGCTAGAAGAAGGATGCAGAAAAAGAATGGGAGCCTGAACAATACGATCGCACCTGACAGGCTCACCCAGTCCCCTTCTCTGAGGACATACGTGAAAAATCAGAGGCATAGAAGTGGGAGATAAGCAGGACACGAGCTACTGAAGTTATGAGTCCATCGAGATTTCGTTCCTTCAAATTAACATGGAGGAGTTGCCCGAATATGAAGTTTTGTGCTTGTACGGATATGCGACCACTTCTAGGTTTATCACACCAAGATCGGTCAGGAATCAGGAGTGGAATAAATAGACTGAGAAAATGTAGGAAGAATCAATGACTCACTTTCGGCTTCTGTTTCATTTTGCATATTTACGTAAGTTCAATAGAGCATGCATCTTCCGTAGGATGTCCGGGAAAATGTAGTTTGTGTGGTTCCTCACTTAGCCAGGTTTGCagcaaaaaataaactttaatGGACCCGAAGAAGAGTAAAAGATTACATGAGATCTGCAATGATCGAGTGGAACTATTCTTTCCACACTGGAATGATGCCCTGTGCAGCCAAACGCTTCTCGACCCAGAAGATGACAAGATTTGCAGTGATCTTCTTCTCATCGACGAGAAATGGCTCCACTGTGCTTGCTCCTGAGCCGTAGGATGACAGAGAAAATCCTTTCGGGCCTGAAACGAACAGATAGAAATCGAATTTAGTCGATGATAATATTTCCTGAAAATTCTGAAAGGAACTTGTGTTCTTGATGCAAATGTAACAACATCCAAACTGCAGGGAAGATGGTTTGGCAAGTAGCTTTCTCGAGAATCAAGTAACATTTAATCTAAACATCTTCGATCTCTGAAACCATTTCAACTGAGTAAGTTTTGGTTTAATACCTGTGAGGTCGCCATTTGGGAAGAAAGCCCAGAACGAGTGTGGGTTTCCCTTCTTTAAGAAAGAGCCCTCCAACTGCAATTGCAAATCAATCAAACATGGACCAACCATGAGCTAacggatttttctttttctgctaGAAGATACATATTTCGTGTTAAATTTCCAAAGAACTATATTGGACTGACCCTATTATCTTGGAAGGTTAGCTCGATCTCCGAGAGATCCTCCTGAGCTTGGAGGATTTCTTTAAGCTGCGGGATCACTTCCTCCTCCATCAGCAGAGGCAGCGGCTTTACGGGGGCCTTTGCGGGCCTCTTGGGCTTTGCTGCAGCTTCTTTTGGTGCTGCCTTGGCCTCTTTTGTCTCTGCGGATGCTGTCAAATGAAACAACTGGCTTGTTATCTTCCCGCgagattttccttttcctttcgtATGTTAGAGCACAAAGACAAGACCTTCCCGCTCAAGTGGGAAAAGATTCTTCTCTTGTGCAGTTGCTGTCTTACTAATAAAGGGAGTCCGTTTTCTATGACCAAAGATAACCAAGTTACCCGTCTCGCTAGTAGCCACAGTAGTAGTCGGTGTTGCAGCTGCAGATGATTCCTGAACAGCAGAGCAGGCAACGATCCTGCGAGAAGCTCCTAATCGAGACCCAACCTGCTTGAGAGAGATAAAAGTTGAACTCAATGTCAGAACATATAGCTCATTGCCCGAGCTTAGCACGAAGGGGGTGCTCTCTGTGGTGCAACCACGACATGAGTCTGACTTCGGACCAGTGAGTAGAAAACTATGGAATGCTAGGGAAGTTTCGTAGGAAGAGATGGAGAGACGTATAACATACCGTGGACAGGGTGGAGGGAGACTGAGTAATCTTGTTCGATTGAGAGGCGTGGTACGAAGAGGAGGACAGGAAGCTCGGGACTCCAACCGCTTGTCCCCCGAGGATAGCCATTCTTTCTGCAGTTGGCAGATCAGTTCACAGCTTTCTTTGTCAATTCGATCAGTTCCAGAAGCCCATTCGAATCCCGAGTAGCCCTCCTCCGGTTATCGAACAAAGCAGAAATGGAGAAGGGAAAGGAAAGCAACAAGGAAGTTGTTCTTCTGAGGCTGAAAGGATGAAGAGAAGAGCCAAAGGGACTTCTGATCCACAAGTGAGGCCAGAGCAATTTCTGCCACTGAATTTCCCATGTCTGTCTGCATTGAGAGACAGGCATTGGTGTCTGTCTTGATGTTGTCAAAACTTAGAATTTTGTTGGCTAAGATAGTTTGTAGGTGGCATTGGCATATGTGGTCTGGGCTCTGATAATATGTTTTGGGCCCTTTGACCCATTcggtttttttccccccttaaTTACAAGAGAGTCCCACGTCCGTGTTTTTCGTTACAAAGAAACGTTTAAAATATCATCTGATAACATTTTTGATAGTTATGACACAGCTTCCCTAGGCCAACAGATCTGATTTTGGCAATTGGCACTGGAAAAGTAAAAGCTCGATTATGGAAGTGGGGTCGATCAAGGGCAAGAATTTCTGCTCTTTCAagatttttcaataattaattctGACGACAAAGAGTATCTGCAAATACGAGCAATCGATCTCGACAAAGAAGAATGTCAATTGATACAGCGTTATGAGGCTACTTCTCAATCTCGACTTGACCTCATTAACTTCATTTCTTCTGCTTTTGTTGAGAAAGATTGCTCTGCTTGAACTTCTGAACCATAGAGTACACCTGCGAGGGGATTTGCAGTTCCATCTCGAGTCACTTGCCAAGTCGAGAAAAAAGTTTCCATGCTAAATCTTGAACAAACGAAATAGATTGGAATCATGTAGACTGTATGGTGGAGCGGACAAGTGCTTACCTTTCTTACACTAGATGTCAATCCCATGCTCGAAACGGCCTTGCAATCTACAAGCTTCCATTTCGCGTTTTCCTTGCTGTGCTTCCTCAAGAGCCTCATCTCATCTTCAAAAAAGATGGCGGAGAAAACAATCAGACTTAATGCAAAGGCCTACGGTTCAGAGGAAGACTGATGTCAATGGATATTCATATCATCATGAACAAGGACAACTAAGATACAAAGACTAGTATGGTCAGTGGAACAGACATTTCTAAGTGTAAATAGATGCAAAACGGGATGAGTTTAGTGAGAAGTGATAAGAGGAGCCTCACCATCAAGATGCACCACCAACAATTCCGCACAAATCTTAAGACGAATATGAGTGAAGATATGGACGAATTCTCCAACATCTTCCCTCAGAATGATGTTGCACTTTCTCAGGTCGAGTCCAAATGACTGTTTCAGAAACCCATCAACCTCTCTTCTCCTCACCGAAGAATCAGCTTCTTGATCCACCTCAACTGAAGGGAACTCCCAGAGACCAGCAAGCAAGCCCTCGTTGGGCCTCTTAACAAGAAGGAATTCACTTTCTTGGGTTCCTCTCAAGATCTCCACAACACAAACAGCAGAAAAGTTGTGCCTTTGTTTGGTCTTTACAACCTTGACTGGGTAATCTGTGACTGCCACTGAAGTATCCTTCTCACAAATGGCATATGCCCGACATTGGGATGAAATAGAACACAAAGAACAGGTGGGATTCAAAGGGGTGCATACAGTAGCACCAAGTTCCATAAGAGACTGGTTGAAATCTCCGGGGCGGGAATTATCAACTAGTTGGCCTGCAAGTTTCCTAGTCGGGaattaataatgaaaaatctaaCCTAGAAAGGAAAGTGAAAGTGGCATCATGGCTAAATTTACATCGACTTATTCGATATATTCTCAGACAGAATTCTATGCGGAGGAGAATAAAAGTGCATTTGCATTAACATGTCCAATCACAAATACTAAGAGCACATCTCCACAAATCTGCtcgtttatttttaatttcacatAAGGAAGTATTTCCATTTTACATTAGTTGCTTCTTGGAAGACGAAGAATAAGCAGAAAACCATATCAGACTGCAATTTAGAAGATGAGTTGAATCATAAAGTATCCATTAAGGTGCAACTTTCTTCCTTAATAAAGAATTGTTCACAGctcttcaaattcaaaatcgaATGTACTGGTGGCtagataattttcttttgaataTGGTAAATTGAAGGGATTGAGACTTATGTACTCACCAAAAGTTCTTGATGGTAGTCGAGTCTTTTGGGTTTGTTGATATAGCCTTTAGTCGAGCAAGTACCCTAATTACGTTTCCATCGACAGCAGGTACCACCTACAGTATTAAAATTCTTGTTTTGGCCCCCGCATCTGAATTAATAACGATAGGTTGCAAAATGATGTCGCACCTCTTTGAATGCTATGGAGGCAATAGCACCAGCTGTATATTCTCCAATTCCTGGAACCTTACGCAGTTGTGCAACTGTTCTTGGGAACCCTTCTTCTCCAGCAACAATCATCTTTGCTCCCTGATAACATATGCACAAAGGTATGTGCCTGAGGCCTACagggaagagaagaaagaggaTGGACTTGCAACTTGAAAtcatttttaagaaaatgaaggaaGAGAGATGATAAGACATCGGCAGATGTAACACTCACCTCCAACAGGAAACGTGCACGTCTATAGTAGCCCAGACCAGCCCACATCTCGTTCACCTCCTGCAGGCAAATGATAGTTAGTAGCTGTCGACCTAAGAAACACACTTACATCCATCCTCTCTTAAATGAAACAGCACAGAAACCGagccatatacatgtatgaaCGCTGATTCGATGAGAAGCTCTTCAATAGAGTAGCATAAGTTCAAAGAATCAAAAGAAAGACCGACTCCATGGAAATGAAATAATTGTCCTTGATATGGGTATAATGAGGCCGAGTACTAATAGCCTCGAGCTTGGAACTTGACCTGAACTCGATTATCAGGTCATCTCCTTCTAGGTTCGAGCCACACTTAACCTCATACTCAACAAGCTTGACACGGGCTCAAATTGCTTTGATGACCACAGCGCAGGCCAAACTCGAGCCACGGATAAGTTTAGCTCTACTCAAGCATAGTTCGAAGACTAAAATATCCCACAATGCCGTACTTCGCGGTCTAAATAATCTGAGGATTGAGATACAAGAGAAGGCAGAGTGCAGCTCGCCAACTGCTTGATGCAGTCGACCCAAGAACAGCTCGCGTCGACATTCGAAGCCTATACCAAGCACAGCCacttgaaaaaaattgaatctttaccctaaaaagaaagagaatcaATCAGTAACCTCGAGGGAAGCGGATGCGAGGTGGTGGACGGAAGGCCATTTGAGCATCCACCGGTTGTAATACTCGATCACCGTCTGAACCCTCGTCTGCTGTAGCATCACCTCCGACACCCAAACCCCATATGCCCTCCTCTCTTCTTCGTCATGGTCGtcatcttctcctcctccatcGGAATCACATTCCTTCCTCCTCCATGGAAGGTCCCTGCAATTGACGTCGTACCACTCCAGAAGGGAACCCCGGATGCTGCTGACTTCTCCGCCGGTGAACGGTAACAAGTCCTCGATGTCTTTGACTTGCGGCGCCGTTCGGCCATTTCCAGCTGCTGCCGCTCCCCCTCGCTTTCTCTTGCCCGTTTGCGGGTTGTTCTTTGTGGGTTGTTTCTTCTGCGGCTTCATGGAGCTGATGAGAGGAAGAAAACTGATTCTCAATGGAGAAAGCAGCAATGGACCGTTCATTCACATCGTTTGAAGGAGAACAGACAGGGAAGACTAAGAAGAGAGAGGATCGTTTTCGCGGCGGACGTTCAATTTCAAAGTCCACCGGCCCGCCTCCGGGGCGGCGGCGTTTTTAGCCACCAGTCCGGCTAATTCCGGCCCAATAGGCCCAAAGTCAAGTGAAAGGGAAGAGCTTCGGGTGTTTAACGTACATGATTATCCGAGTTAAAGTTCACCGGCCGAGCACCTGCAACCCGGAGGATTTTGGCCTGATCGGCCTAAAGTCGAGTCTATCGTTTAGCGTAAGCAATTATCTTAGTTCAATCTCAGTTCGGGAGAGGGAGTTTGATTCTTGTTATTTAAGCCATTTTTCGTCGGCTCCAGCACCGAACCTCGGATGAAACCGTTGCTGCTCACCATCCCTACCCCCTTTGTCATGGGCGCAAAAGAGTCATTTTTTTATCACGGAAGTTATTTCAAACTCCAGCGTGGTTTTCCGGAAACATGGGCACATCGGATTGCACATTTTATCATTTGGAAAACGAAGACATTGAGCTTGTTTTCGATATGTATCAGAGACGAGACGACGATGAGTGAAACATTTCTCTATGGTTCGCTTCATTCTCAAGAGGCCAAAAATTGGTATAAGTAAAACTACAATGAGCAAAAGCATTAGCGGAATTTTCCCCATCTTGAGAGGATGGGCAATCCGATGATCGTGGGACAGGTCGATGCCACAATGGCGACAACCGGTGCAAAGGCATTTCAGTCCTCTGTCGATTACAGAAACCAGGCCAGCTGCTCCAGCCACTCGGAATGACCTCATGACGTTGTTCCCCGACCACATCAGAATAACAATCTGCAGTAACACGAGAATAAGACCTTTCATGACAAAAGATGAAAGAAACTGGCTTTCCAATTTCCATAACATGTGATGTGAGTGCAAGGATCCAACTGCTAAAATCAAAGCCGAACAGCTTTCCCGAGACATGAGCTCCTAGCTATTACAGCACTTGAGATCTAGATCGAACTAGATTTGCCTAACCGAATAAGCGAACCAGACCAATCCCATCAAAAAGTATAGAGTTAGCTAGCTACTATGGCGGACAAAGACACACGATAATGTACAATTATAACTAATTTCATTATCGGAATAGAAGGACCATTTTGCGATTGCACGGTTCAAGTTCGAACATGCTAGCAAAGGAGACAACTGACGCTGACGACCTCTTAGTTACTACTACATGGAGCTGATGGCATGCAAGTTAATAGctgaatgaaaagaaaagcttTCCCCTAATAGCGCCTGGAGATTAGCAGCAGGGTTCTTCCCTGTACTCTTCTCGTATCCAGAAAAGCGCGAGTATGAAGAAAGAAGTGTACATGACCCCATCAAATAGGCCGTGAGCAAGCACCGCCGCAAGTCCAAACTTCGCTAGCTTCGCACTCATTTCAGCCGAGTTAGCCCGAGGAGAACAATAAGAGAAATTACCTATGTACATATCTCACTCGAACTGTTATCTGATGAAATTGCTGAGACCGTAGAGCCGCTGAAGTAACTCGGCAAGTATCTGAAGACTGTATAAAAGTCGATGCACCTTTCTTGCAGCTTTCGTAGTGTTAATAAATGGTCAGAGCATTTTCGTTAAAATCATACCATCCCGACTTCCTTCGCCAAATTAATATTACGAAATCCGGATTTCCTAGAACTAAACTGCAATCCACAACAAGGCATGAGAAATAAGTCAagggatttggcctagtggTTAAGGAGGAGTTCCGGTATCCATTTGATCCCGGGTTTGAAACCCCTTGGAGCTATGGGAGCGCATTTGGCATAATTACCTGCTCCGTGCGTCGCTGGGGGTTCACGGAACCCAGAGAATTAGTCGGGCAAAGCCTAAACACAtcgggttagcaaaaaaaaatcatgagaaATAGAGATGGATTGTAGAGGGCCGACCTTTCATTTGCACCAAAATGCCCTGGCTTGTTGGCTCTGCCACAGAACAACAGTCAGTTCGAGGGGGTGAAAACAGGTGGGTTTTTCAAGATATTCCGGTCTCCGTTTAGTTCGGACGGTCTTTTTACCTTAAAACTATTTGGTAGAATAAAAAACCGCCCGTCCATGGTTTCGGTTTTCGGGGACCGAAGGTCAAAAAATTATGAGACAATTTGAAAAACTTTTGGAAACGGTTGAGAATtgcggaaaaaaaaagatggacatttttcttaattattttttccacacaaattaattaagatgCATAATAATAGTAAGACATAATTATTtctcaaaaaattgaataatatatctATGATTTtagttaaaatatataaaaaaaaatattattacatatatgaATTTTCAAGTGGTTACGTTCCGGGTACTTTCGGGTTTTTCGGTCGGTCCCCTTTTCTTCGGGTGGATTTTCGTGCCCACGAAAGCGAACGGTAAAGTCTTTTAATTAAGTTCTTCGGATTTGGCTTTTATTGTTTGGGTAGtttcgcttttttttttttgaattttctgttTTTCGTGGCGTCgttcaatttcaaattttactgGCCTCCTTTGGCACGGCAGTACTTTTAGCCACACTAAATGACGGCCCAATAGGCCCAACGTCAAGGGAAGGGGAAGAGGCTCCGATTGTGCGTAaacgattatatatatacgagTTAAAAAGGCCATAGGCTGGAGCCATTCCCGTCCGAGGCGAATTTTGCCTCAGAAGGTGCAAAAATCAAGTCGATTGTTCAGTGCATATGACATGATTCTATGTGTTAATCTCTATAAGGTTCAGTCTCGTACATTGCATGAATGTGAAAAATTATCCAATTTAggtaattaattactttttacaTTTAATACATGCGAAATGAAAAATCTCATTTAAAAGTATCTGACTTTCACATCCCTTTTAATGTAATCTACGTATCATATCTTGTCTCATATttataaaagtgaaaaagagTTCGTCTcattttgcttttgctgaaTATCTTGTCTCATATTTAGTTCCTAAAATGCTCATACTATTACTATTGATAGTtgatttttgaatttataacAGATATTAGATTAACATGATTCTAAATTCGCCACAATAATTACCTCATTtcccttcttttctctcactttttttttctctcttttgctttttctctCCCACATAACTAATGTCGTGTAAGACTTccttttaaatatatatctatatatataaaatgatagtataatttttttcgtaattcatattattataaattgaaaagaaaCTTTTTTATTGTCCCAAAAAACTCTTTAAAATTATGAGTATAACTTTTTTATTCCTATATTGTACTTCTCTCCCTCTGTCCTCCTTATGGAGTTATGTGTCCCAACTTAATCcgtacttttcatttttttctcttttcattttttaatcttcaaatataataaactttcaaaaaaatttgatacggcttgaaaatatctcaaattttctatttaattatttgaatattatttaaaagaaactTTTTTTATTGTCTATTTAATGTTAGTCTCATGTATAGCACAGACGTGCCGCCTCTAGTTTATTATAATAcatattaactttttattacaaaaaaatcacatatatttaattacgtataaaatatgaaaaaatggACAGGATAACCCCATTAACGGGGgtttaataaatttcatacATAATATGGGCATTGACCTATATCCTCATAACATCGCACACCGACTAGGTTCTTGATGGGATTATTAGTTCAAAATTTGAAGATTGATATGTTGTGAGAGATGAATATAAAGCATGCAATTATTTGCCCGGGTTAGTTCATATTCCAGATTAGGTTATTGAATCCGTGCATTGCAcggattttataaaaaaaatattataagaatTTAAAGGTGAAGACACTAATTGCTATcatcttataatttatattagtgctatagaaaaattatttttatactatatGAGTTTATGGTAAATTTCAAACTCAcgatgaaaaatattaattgaagaGCTCAAGCAAATAATTCATGTAGAATACTTCCCATAAATAATCACAATTATCAATctaatttcatcaaaaaaatctaaaataattttaaaattcttagctttaattaatgaaaaaataatttttataaaatctataaaaatttatagttAGTATTAAGCTAATTTTTATTCTCAATAACATTTAATGTATTAAGTTTCATGAGTTTGAATATAAAATGTGTTCGATGTGAGATTTCTTGATTGAACTTTTATAAAGCTAACACTTattcttaaaatttattttaaacttGAAATAATTCACAGTTtccttaaaattatgaataattatttactaataaaatccttaaaattatgaaaatttatttacttaaataAAGATAAgtgattaatttatttctttggGCATACTTAATTCTttatttacaataataattattatttaatttctaaattgTATGTTAAGTTATTAATGCATTTACCATTggatgtatttatttatttgcaataataataattatttaatttctatattgcatattaatttgaataagATGTTTTCCATTGGAGATATTTATTTCtgcataataataataataacaattgccgttgttgttattgttgttattattaagGATCTATGTTGCATATTACATAAGTAATAGATTCAACTTTAATttacaataata
Above is a window of Punica granatum isolate Tunisia-2019 chromosome 7, ASM765513v2, whole genome shotgun sequence DNA encoding:
- the LOC116214254 gene encoding ABC transporter G family member 11-like, whose product is MMKSSSGAGKPQQVAMAEMEGARPVPGLSPLSETLWKDRPEARGVSGDDVSARLTWKDLTVMVTLGKGGTQKVLEGLTGYAEPGTLTALMGPSGSGKSTLLDALSGRLATNAFLSGSILLNGRKAKLSFGTAAYVTQDDNLIGTLTVRETISYSARLRLPDKMLWGEKRALVESTIVEMGLQDCADTMIGNWHLRGISGGEKRRVSIALEILMRPRLLFLDEPTSGLDSASAFFVTQTLRGLSRDGRTVIASIHQPSSEVFELFDQLFLLSGGKTVYFGQASEAYEFFAQAGFPCPALRNPSDHFLRCINSDFDKVKATLKGSMKFRFVATDDPLEQISTTEATRDLIHFYRTSQYSYRAREKVEEISRVKGTVLDSGGSQASFLRQSFTLTKRSFINMSRDFGYYWLRLMIYIVVTICIGTIYLNVGTGYNAILARGSCASFVFGFVTFMSIGGFPSFVEDMKVFQRERLNGHYGVAPFAISNTLSAMPFLIMITFISGTICYYMVRLHPGFEHYLFFVLCLYASVTVVESLMMVIASVIPNFLMGIIIGAGIQGIFMLVSGYFRLPKDIPKPFWRYPMSYISFHFWSLQGQYKNDLKGLLFDTQSGFGKIPGEYILVNIFQIDVNRSKWIDLAVLMSMIVIYRIIFFVMIKINEDVTPWVRGYVARRRMQKKNGSLNNTIAPDRLTQSPSLRTYVKNQRHRSGR
- the LOC116214256 gene encoding uncharacterized protein LOC116214256 isoform X2, producing MAILGGQAVGVPSFLSSSSYHASQSNKITQSPSTLSTVGSRLGASRRIVACSAVQESSAAATPTTTVATSETASAETKEAKAAPKEAAAKPKRPAKAPVKPLPLLMEEEVIPQLKEILQAQEDLSEIELTFQDNRLEGSFLKKGNPHSFWAFFPNGDLTGPKGFSLSSYGSGASTVEPFLVDEKKITANLVIFWVEKRLAAQGIIPVWKE
- the LOC116214256 gene encoding uncharacterized protein LOC116214256 isoform X1 — its product is MAILGGQAVGVPSFLSSSSYHASQSNKITQSPSTLSTQVGSRLGASRRIVACSAVQESSAAATPTTTVATSETASAETKEAKAAPKEAAAKPKRPAKAPVKPLPLLMEEEVIPQLKEILQAQEDLSEIELTFQDNRLEGSFLKKGNPHSFWAFFPNGDLTGPKGFSLSSYGSGASTVEPFLVDEKKITANLVIFWVEKRLAAQGIIPVWKE
- the LOC116214255 gene encoding adenine DNA glycosylase-like isoform X1, whose amino-acid sequence is MNGPLLLSPLRISFLPLISSMKPQKKQPTKNNPQTGKRKRGGAAAAGNGRTAPQVKDIEDLLPFTGGEVSSIRGSLLEWYDVNCRDLPWRRKECDSDGGGEDDDHDEEERRAYGVWVSEVMLQQTRVQTVIEYYNRWMLKWPSVHHLASASLEEVNEMWAGLGYYRRARFLLEGAKMIVAGEEGFPRTVAQLRKVPGIGEYTAGAIASIAFKEVVPAVDGNVIRVLARLKAISTNPKDSTTIKNFWKLAGQLVDNSRPGDFNQSLMELGATVCTPLNPTCSLCSISSQCRAYAICEKDTSVAVTDYPVKVVKTKQRHNFSAVCVVEILRGTQESEFLLVKRPNEGLLAGLWEFPSVEVDQEADSSVRRREVDGFLKQSFGLDLRKCNIILREDVGEFVHIFTHIRLKICAELLVVHLDDEMRLLRKHSKENAKWKLVDCKAVSSMGLTSSVRKVYSMVQKFKQSNLSQQKQKK
- the LOC116214255 gene encoding adenine DNA glycosylase-like isoform X2; protein product: MNGPLLLSPLRISFLPLISSMKPQKKQPTKNNPQTGKRKRGGAAAAGNGRTAPQVKDIEDLLPFTGGEVSSIRGSLLEWYDVNCRDLPWRRKECDSDGGGEDDDHDEEERRAYGVWVSEVMLQQTRVQTVIEYYNRWMLKWPSVHHLASASLEEVNEMWAGLGYYRRARFLLEGAKMIVAGEEGFPRTVAQLRKVPGIGEYTAGAIASIAFKEVVPAVDGNVIRVLARLKAISTNPKDSTTIKNFWKLAGQLVDNSRPGDFNQSLMELGATVCTPLNPTCSLCSISSQCRAYAICEKDTSVAVTDYPVKVVKTKQRHNFSAVCVVEILRGTQESEFLLVKRPNEGLLAGLWEFPSVEVDQEADSSVRRREVDGFLKQSFGLDLRKCNIILREDVGEFVHIFTHIRLKICAELLVVHLDGLCIKSDCFLRHLF